DNA from Oryzisolibacter sp. LB2S:
AGGTCAAACGGCGCGTCTATGCGCATGGAGCCCTGTATCCAGGGCGTGCCCAGGTGCAGGTGGCGCACCTCGCCATCGTCGGAGACGCTGACCTCGGGCAGTTCGGCGGCGGTGGTTTTCTTGCGTGCCAAGTTGCTATACCAATCCAAAAGTTGCCAGGGCCTCGGCCCAGGCGTTCAGTTTTTTCTCGAAACTCCACGACGCGTTCGCCGGGCTGGTCGACGGCAGGCGCAGGCTGGCGATGCGCGCCTGGCCATCGGGCCCCAGGCCGCTGCGCACGGCCCTGGCGTGGCGAAAACTCTCCCCGCCATTGTGGGCGATGGCGGCCAGGCCCGGCAGCCCGATCAGCAGGCCGGCGAAGTCGTTGATCTGCGCATTGCGGATGCTGGCGTCCAGACTGCCCTCACGCTCGCAGGCGGCATACACGTCCCACAGCCCCAGGCCCCGCGCCAGCAGCCAGCGGCAGCGCGCGGGGTAGTCCTCGCGCCCAGGCAGCGGATGCTGCGGCCACAGCGCCGCGAGGATGGGCCAGAAATGGTTCTGCGGATGGCCGTAGTACTGCTGCGCGACCAGCGACGCCCGCCCCGGAAAGCTGCCCAGCACCAGCACGCGCGTGCCAGGCCCCACGACGGGCGGCAGGCCGGCAAGCCGGGGAGCGGAGGACAGGGGTGGGTGCAAAGGCTGCATGAGGGTCTGGAGAAACTATCAATAGCATAGCTGCTCGCGCTTGTCCCACAAGCGCCAGAGGCCGAAAACACCCAAAATCATCCCACAAGCCCAGCGAGCCGCGGCAGGGCCGCGCAGGCGTTGGCGTGCGTGGCCTGGGACAGCTCCGCACTGGTCATGCCGCGCAGGCCGGCCACCACGGCGGCGATGCGCGGCAGCTCTGCCGGGCTGTTGCGCGCGGGGGCGCGACCCGCGGCGCGCTCGGCGGCCGTGACGTAGAGCCAGTACGGCGGGATGTCGGGCGCGTCGGTCTCGAGCACCAGGGCGTCTGGCGGCAGCTCGGCCGCCAGGCGGCGCAGCTGCAGCGCGCGCTCATAGGTCACGGCGCCGCCAAAGCCGAGCTTGAAGCCCATGGCGATGAAGGCATGGGCCTGCTGCAGGCTGCCATTGAAGGCATGGGCGATGCCGCCACGCACGGGCAGCTCGCGCAGGCCCTTGAGCAGCCGGTCGGCCGAGCGGCGCACATGCAGGATCACCGGCAGGTCATGGCGCCGGGCCAGCTGCAGCTGGGCGCGGTAGAAATGCTCCTGGCGCGCGGGATCCAGGCCGGGCACGAAGTAGTCCAGCCCGATCTCGCCCACGGCCACGAGCCGCGGGTCGTCGCGGTATTGCGCAAGGGCATCGGCCAGGACGTCGAGATCACCCTCACCGGCCCGCGGGGTGTAGAGCGGGTGTATGCCGAGCGCATAGCTGTCGCCGTGGCGCCGCGCCATGTCGCGCACGGCCTCCAGATTGGCCAGCTCCACGGCCGGCAGCACGCAATGCGCCACGCCGGCCGCGGCCGCCCGGGCGCGCTCGGCATCGGCCCAGGCCTGGCCGCCATGGGCCACGAATTCGTCGAGGTGGCAATGGGTGTCTATCCAGCGCTGCATGCGCCGGATCATGCCACCCCGGTCAGGCGCCGTCGTTCTTGCGCACGGCGCAGGTGTTGATGCCCAGCAGCGAATAGGCCGGGCAGCCGCCGACGAGGCCCGTGAGCAGCGGCACCACGCCTATCCAGCCCCACCAGCCCACGGTGCCCGTGGCGGCCAGGGCGATGAGCACCAGCCCGACGACGATGCGCAGGCCACGATCGAGACCTCCAACGTTTTTCATGATTTCTCTCCTGATTGACAACAAAACCTGGCTGCACGGCGCTCAGGCGCAGTAGATGTCCTTGAGCGTCGCGATCAGCTTCTTCACCGCGGGGTCGGCAATGCGGTAGTACAGGGTCTGCGCGTCGCGCCGGTAGGCCACAAGACCCTCCTCGCGCATGCGCGCCAGATGCTGCGACAGCGCGGACTGGCTCAGCTGCACCTGCTCGAGCAGCGTCCCCACCGAGGCCTCGCCCTGCTCTATGAGCAGGCACAGCACCAGCAACCTCTGCTCATTGCCCACCGTCCGCAGCAGTGCCGCGGCGCGGGCCGCGCCTTGCTGCATGAATTCCTGATCGATGGCCGTGCTCACTGAAATGCTCCTTTTTGCAAAGGCGCAAATTTATACCTTTCTAATTTAGACGATACTAATACATGCGTCAAGCCGGCGCGTTTCTTTCTCAACCCAAGGAACCCACCATGTCCTCCAGCACCGACTACAAGACCCTCACACGCGAAATCTCCGGCAACGTGAGCCAGTTGCGCACCAGCCAGCCCGAGGTGATGCAGGGCTTCAACGCCATGGGCAAGGCCGCACTCACCGCGGGCGCCATCGACGCCAAGACCAAGGAGCTGATCGCCCTGGGCATTGGCGTGGCCGCGCGCTGCGACGGCTGCATAGGCTTTCACACCCAGGCCCTGGCGCGCCTGGGCGCCACGCGCGCCGAGGTGCACGAGACCCTGGCCATCGCCGTCTACATGGGCGGCGGCCCCGCGCTGATGTATGCGGCCAACGCCGTGGCCGCGTTCGATCAGGCGGCCCCCGAACAAGCGCCCGCCGGCACCTGAGCCCGCTGCCTGCGCCCCTGGCCCGGGCGCCTGCACCGGCCCGCACCGCTCCGCGCCCATGCGGGGGGGCGATGCGCGCAAGCGCTTTCCGTGCTACCGTGAACGCCCTGCCACCCCTTGCGTCATGGAGGTGCCTGCATGCCCCGGCCCGCCCGCTACAGCCCTTCCCGCAGCGCCCGCGCGCGCCTGCCCGCGGCGCCGGCCACGCCCGACGCGCCCAACGCGCCCGACACTCCAATCCCCCCCACGGACCAGGACGGCCCGCCACGACGCCGGCGCCGCCCCACGGCGCTGCAGCTGCAAGGGGCGGCCCTGGCGCTGCTGGCCCTGCTGCTGGTCATGGGCCTGTGGTGGCGCCAGCCGCCCGCGGCGCCCACCATCACGCAAAAGGCCATCGACGCGGCCGTGCTGCACACGCTGCAGACGCGCACCCTGCCGTCGGCCGCCGCACGCGCGGCCGAGGCCGTGGTGCCCTCGGTGGTGCGCGTCATAGGCCTTGGGCGCACCCGCAAGGGCGAGGAGGTCGAGCGCAGCGTGGGCACGGGCGTGGTCATCGTCGACAGGGGCGTGATCCTGACCAACCTGCATGTGGTGCGCGACGCCGACCGCATCAGCGTCACCTTCACCGATGGCACCGAAACCAACGCCAGCATCAGCGGCACCCAGCCCGAGAACGACCTGGCCGTGCTGCAGGCGCATGAGGTGCCCGACGATCTGCAGGCCGCGCCGCTGCGCTCCACGCAGAACCTGCGCGCGGGCGATGGCGTGGTCGTCATCGGCTTTCCGTTCGGCATCGGGCCGTCGGCATCGGCGGGCGTGGTCTCGGGCCTGGGGCGCACCTTCGAGTCGCCCGAAGGGGGGCAGGAGCTCTCCGACCTGATCCAGTTCGACGCCGCGGCCAACCCGGGCAATTCGGGCGGACCGCTGATCACGTTCGACGGCGAGGTCGTGGGCATAGTCACCGCCATCCTCAACCCCACGCCCGCGCGCACCTTCCTCGGCATAGGCTTTGCCGTACCCATAGAGAACGCGGCGCGCGCCGCCGGCATGTCGCCGTTCTGACCGTTCACGCGAGGAGAGCACCATGCACAACGTCCCCCCCGCCAGCGCCACGCTCATGGAGCAGATCCTCTACGAGGTCAAGCGCGTCGTCGTCGGCCAGGACCGCTTTCTCGAGCGCGTGATGGTCGCCATGCTGGCCCAGGGCCACCTGCTCGTCGAGGGCGTGCCGGGCCTGGCCAAGACGCTCACCGTGAAGACGCTGGCGGCCTGCATCCAGGGCCAGTTCAAGCGCATACAGTTCACGCCCGACCTGGTGCCCGCCGACCTCACGGGCACGCGCATGTACAACCAGCGCACGGGCGAGTTCAGCACCACGCTGGGCCCGGTGTTCGCCCATCTGCTGCTGGCCGACGAGATCAACCGTGCGCCGGCCAAGGTGCAGAGCGCGCTGCTCGAGGTCATGCAGGAGCGCCAGGTGACCATTGCCGGCCACAGCCACCCGGTGCCCGAGCCCTTCGTGGTCATGGCCACGCAAAACCCCATAGAGACCGAGGGCACCTACCAGCTGCCCGAGGCCCAGGTGGACCGCTTCATGATGAAGGTGCTGATAGCCTACCCGAGCGAGGAGGAGGAATACGTGATCGCCCAGCGCGCGCTGGCCCCGCCCGTGGAGGTGGCGCCCGTGGCCACGACGGAGCAGCTCGCGCAGCTGCAGCGGGACTGCCGCAAGGTCTATGTGGATCCCTCGCTCATCCAGTACGGCGTGCGCCTCGTGGCGGCCACGCGCGCGCCGGCGCAGCATGGCCTGCGCGAGCTGGCCGGCCATATCGCCTGCGGCGCCAGCCCGCGCGCCACCATCGCCCTGGCCGAGGGCGCCCAGGCCCTGGCCCTGCTGCGCGGGCGCGGCTACGCGCTGCCCGAGGACCTGCTGGAGCTCGCGCACGACGTGCTGCGCCACCGCATCGCCCTGAGCTACGAGGCGCTGGCCGAGGGTGTGGACGCGGACACGCTGATCCAGCGCATCATGGCCGAGCTGCCGCCGCCCGCGCGCCCGCTGCACCATTGGGCCGAGCAGGCCGCCGCCGCGGAGGCCCGCCGTGCCTGAGACGGCCCCGCTCCCGGCGCGGACGGCACCGGGCGCCGCCGAGCGCCTGCTCGAGCGCCTGGAATGGACGGTGATCCGCCGCCTCGATGGCCTGCTGCAGGGCGGTGCGCGCACGCTGCTGCGCGGAGCCGGCATCGACCTGGCCGACCTGCGCGAATACCAGCCGCACGACGATGTGCGCCATATCGACTGGAACGTCACGGCACGCCTGGCCACGCCCCATGTGCGCGTCTACACCGAGGACCGGGACATGACGGCCTGGTTTCTGCTGGACCTGAGCCCCTCGGTGGACTTTGGCGCGCCGGGCCAGGCCAAGCGCGACCTGGCCACCGGCTTCGTCGGCGTGCTCGCGCGCCTGCTGCAGCGTCAGGGCAACCGCGTGGGCGCCATGCTGCATGACGGCAGCGCCACCCTGGGCCCGGTGCTGAGCGCGCGCGGCGGGCGCGCCCAGGTGCTGCGCCTGCTGCACGCCATCACCAGCCACGCGCCGCTGCCCAGCTTCGCCGCGCCGCCCGGCGTCACCGACCTGCGGCGCCTGCTCGACCGCGCCCAGGCCCTGCTGCGCCGGCGCTCTGCGCTGTTCGTGCTGTCGGACTTTCTGAGCACCCCGGGCTGGGACAGGCCGCTGGCGCGCCTGGCGCAGCGCCACGACGTGGTGGCCGTGCGCCTGCTCGACCCATTGGAGCTGACCCTGCCCGACATGGGCCTGCTGCTGCTGCGCGACCCCGAGACCGGCGAGCAGCTGCAGGTCGACACCCACGAGCGCGGCTTTCGCCACCGCTTCGCGCGCCTGGCCGCGCAGCGCGAGGCCGAGCTGCGCTCGGCCCTCACCCGCGCCGGCGTGGACACGCTGGAGCTGTCCACCGACGACGACCTGCTGGCCGCGCTGCTGCGCTTCATGGAGCTGCGCGGACACCGCCCGCGCGCCGCCACCGCCCGGCCCGCGCTCGCGGCCCACCACGGCTGACGGCCAGCGACCCGCAAAGGAGGCGACCATGGTGTTTCTCTGGCCCGACCTGCTGTGGCTGCTGGCCATCGTGCCGCTCCTGGTGCTGCTCTACCTGTGGTTGCTCCACCGGCGCAAGGCCCAGGCCCTGCCCTACCCCGGCCTGGCCCTGGTGCGCCAGGCCATGGGCCGGGGCCAGGGCTGGCGCCGCCATCTGCCGCCGCTGCTGTTCCTGCTCGGCCTCACCGCGCTGCTGCTCGCGGCGGCGCGGCCTCTGGCGGTGCTCCAGCTGCCGTCGCAGCACCAGACCATCATCCTGGCCATGGACGTGTCGGGCAGCATGCGCGCCACCGACGTGGAGCCCGACCGCCTGACGGCCGCGCAGAACGCCGCCAAGGCCTTCATCAAGGACTTGCCGCGCCATGTCCGCGTAGGCGTGGTCGCCTTCGCCGGCACGGCCCAGCTTGCGCAACTGCCCACGCAAAGCCACGAGGACCTGATCAAGGCGATTGACAGCTTTCAGCTGCAGCGCGGCACGGCCACGGGCAACGGGCTCATGGTGGCGCTGGCGGCGCTGTTCCCCGATGCGGGCATAGACATCGCGGCCCTGGGCGGACGCGAGGCCATGCGCGTGCGCCCCATCGACGAGATCGCCCGCCCCGAGCCCGACAAGCCCGCCTTCACGCCCGTGGCCCCGGGCTCCTACCGGTCGGCCGCCATCATCATGCTCACCGACGGCCAGCGCACCACGGGCGTGGACCCGATGGAGGCCGCCCAATGGGCCGCCGACCGCGGCGTGCGTGTCTACACCGTGGGCGTGGGCACGGTCGAGGGCGAGATCATCGGCTTCGAGGGCTGGTCCATGCGCGTGCGCCTGGACGAGGACACGCTCAAGGCCGTGGCCCTGCGCACCAACGCCGAGTATTTCCACGCCGCCACGGCGCAGGACCTGCGCAAGGTCTACGAGACGCTGAGCTCGCGCATCGCGGTGGAAACCAAGGAGACCGAGGTGTCGGCACTGCTGGCCCTGGCCGGGGCCATGCTGCTGTTGCTGGCGGGGGGCTTGTCGGTGTGGTGGTTCGGCAGAGTGCTGTGACGCCGCTGCACCCGAGGAGCCGCCAAGGGACTGCTGCGCCCATGGCAGCCGCCATGGCTTGATGTCCTGGAGGTTGGCACCCACGCCATGCCAGGCCGGAGAACCCGCATGACCACGCCACGACAGCAAAACCACATGACACTTGTCATGCCAAGCGCAAAAGCAAAGGGGCTGCGCCCCTGGCGCAGCCCCTTGTTCTGCCTGGTGTCACCGCATTGCGGTGACGCCTTTCACACCCTCATCAGGCCTTGGTAGAGCGGCGACGTGCCACATAGCCCAGGCCGGCCAGCGCCAGACCCACCAGGGCCAGTGATCCAGGCTCGGGTACCTGCAGCGGGTTGGTGGAGATGGTGAGGCCGAACGAAAGGGCCGTGCTAGCGTTTTCCGGCGTCGTGAAGCCGAAGCAGCCTGCACCCAGCCCGGCCGCAGCACATGCGGATGGCGGCAGCGTGCTCAGCACCCCACCCGAGGTCGGGATGGCATTCACAAAGTAGGTGTTGCCGTCATAGGTAAAGCTCTGGTTGAGGAAGCCAGAAAGCTGCACGAAGATGTCGTTGCAGGGAGTCGGGCTACCAGGCACGGGGCAGGGGTTACTGTTCGGCGTTTCGACGAACCTGATCTGGTAACTGATCACGTCGGGGGGGAGAGCTGAACCTGCGGGACTCACCGGCGTCAGTACCAGCGAAACGTCCAGCGTCGCATCCGTCAGGGAGCTCCCGGTGATGGGGCGGTTGTTGTGCGTCAGCGTGACGCTGGGGGCAATATAGGGCGGGACGGGCATGCCGCCGCCGATTATCGTATTCACATTTGTTGGCGCGGGGTCGGTAATCGCCAGGCTGCTCTGAACACCGCCGCCTGCTGTAGTAGGAGTACCCCAATGCAACGTGTCACCCGTCTGGGTTACGCCGGGATTGGGCGCAAATGCCGACCAGCTCCCGTCGACCGCTGCATTCCAAACGGTCACTATCGGGCCTGCGTGGCTCAGGGCACTGAAGGCAACCGCACCCGCTGCAAGCAGAAGTTTGGCAAAGTGTTTCATGATGGCTCCTGTGAATGGTTTGGCACACGAGGCCGCCTGGTCGCCGGGAATATTCCAACTGGTGACGCACACAAACCGCCCCCTCGTGTTTAAGCATATCCCGTACCAAAATTCGGACGCGCCGCAAGTCATTGAAACAAAAGGGATTTTCTTCAACACCAACTCAACAGTCATCGTTGCGTGTAAAGAAAACCGACGGTCAAAACGCTGCCTCGTACACGGGCCATAGCTATTCGGGCGTGGACAGGTGTCAAGAAAACCGACAGTCACTCGCCGGCTCTGGCCGGCTCATCCGTCTTGCGCACGAAGCCGGGGAGCGGGCGCAGCATGCCAAGGCCCATGCCTACTATCAAACCAGGAGCTGCATGGGCGCCACCACAAAGGGGCACAGCCTATTTTTCCGTCAATACTCCGGCCACCAAGCGCAGCACCCGGTCACAGCGCGCCGCCAGCGACTCGTCATGCGTGACCATGACAAACGCCGTCCCCTGCTCCCGCGCCAGGCGCAGCATGAGCGCAAACACCGCATCGGCCGTGGCGCGGTCCAGGTTGCCCGTGGGCTCGTCGGCCAGCACGCAGGCCGGGCGCGTGACCAGGGCGCGGGCAATCGCCACGCGCTGGCGCTCGCCGCCCGAGAGCTCGGCCGGGCGGTGCAGGACGCGCTCGGCCAGGCCCACGGCGGCCAGCATCTGCCGCGCCTGGGTGATGCATTGCTCGTAGGGCAGGCGGCGTATGCGCAGCGGCATGGCCACGTTGTCCTGGGCGGAAAACTCGGGCAGCAGGTGGTGAAACTGGTAGATGAAGCCCAGCTGCGCGTTGCGCAGCCGCCCCTGCTGCGCGGGCGAGAGCGCATGCACCGCCTGGTCGCGGAGCGTGACCGTGCCCGCCGTGGGCGCATCGAGCCCGCCGAGCAGGTGCAATAGCGTGCTCTTGCCCGAGCCCGAGGCGCCGACGATGGCCAGGGTCTCGCCCGCGTGCACGGCCAGGTCCACGCCGCCGAGCACGCTCACATCGAGCCGGCCCTCGGTGAAACGCTTGGCCAGGCCCTGGGCCTGGAGCACCACCTGGTTCTTGAAGACATTTTGGCCTCCAGCGCTTGTCTGGTAAGCGTCCATAGCTTCGTTATTCATAGCGCAGCGCCTCCGCGGGGTTGACGCGGCTGGCGCGCCAGCTCGGGTACAGGGTGGCGACGAAGGCCAGGATCAGCGAGATCACGGCAATCGGCACGATGTCGCTGCTCTGCGGGTCGCTGGGCATGCGGCTGATGAGGTAGATGTCCTTGGGCAGAAAGTTGGTGTGCAGCGCGCGCTCGATCGCCGGCACGATGACGTCGATGTTGAAGGCGATGCCAAGCCCCAGCAGCAGCCCGGCCAGCGTGCCTATCACGCCCACCATGGCGCCCTGCACCACGAAGACGCCCATGATGCTCTGCGGGCTCGCGCCCAGCGTGCGCAGGATGGCGATGTCGGCGCGCTTGTCCTGCACGGTCATGACGAGGGTGGAGACGAGGTTGAACGCCGCCACCGCGACGATGAGCGTGAGGATGATGAACATCATGCGTTTTTCCAGCTGCACGGCGGCAAACCAGGTCTTGTTCTGCTGCGTCCAGTCGCGGATCAACAGGTCGCCCGAGAGGCTGCGCGCGAGCTGCTGCGTGACCTCGGGCGCCTCGTGCAGGTTCTTGAGCTTCAGGCGCACGCCGGTCGGCCCCTCGAGGCGGAAGATGCGCTCGGCGTCCTGATGCGCCATGAGCACCAGGGCCGAGTCGTATTCATAGTGGCCCGAGTGGAAGGTGCCCGCCACCGTCATCTGCTTGAGGCGCGGCAGCACGCCCGCGGGCGTGACCTGGCCCGAGGGCGCGATCAGCGTCACCGCGTCGCCCGGCCGCACGCCGAGCTGCTGCGCGAGCTCGGCGCCCAGGATGACGCGGAACTCGCCCGGTACCAGGGCCTTGAGGCCTTGCACGTTCTCGGCTGCCAGATCCGTCACCTCGCCCTCGCGCGCGGGGTCAATGCCGCGCACCAGCACGCCCTTCATGTCCTCGCCGCGCGCCAGGAGCGCCTGGGCCGCGACAAAGGGCGCGGCGCCGATCACGTGGGGGTTGGCGCGCGCCTCGGCCAGCGTGCGCTCCAGGTCGGGCAGCGCGGCGCCGCCGGGCGCGAAGATCTCGATGTGCGAGACCACGCTGAGCATGCGGTCGCGCACCTCCTTCTGAAAGCCGTTCATCACCGACAGCACGATGATGAGCGCCGCCACCCCGAGCGCAATGCCCAGCATGGACACGCCCGAGATGAAGGAGATGAAGCCGTTGCGCCGCGTGGCGCGACCGGCGCGGGTGTAGCGCCAGCCCAGGGCCAGTTCGTAGGGAATTTGCATGGTGTGGAAGACTTGCGCGTCGCCGGGGACTCACCGGCCGCGCGGAACCCGCGATTGTGGCATCCCGGACAATAGCGCCCCATGTCCCCCACCCCCCATTTGCTCATCCCCCTGGCCGCAAGCCACGCCGAGGGATGCCAACAGGCCCTGCAGGGCCTGGCCCTGCCGCAGCTCGACCGGCTGCTCGCGCGCCTGTCGCCAGCGGGCCTGGACGCCGGCAGCGAGGCCGACCCCACGCCGCCGCACGAGCGCGCCCTGGCGCGCCACCTGGACCTGGCCGGCAACGCCCCGCCCTGGGCCGCCTGGCAGCGCCTGCAAGGCGGCGCAGAAGATGCGCTGACACAGGCCTGGGCCTTCATCACTCCCTGCCAGTGGCAGGCCGGCGCCAACCATGTGCTGCTGGGCGACCCGGCGCTGCTGCGGCTGACCGAGGAGGATTCGCGCGCGCTGCTGGCGATACTCGCGCCCTGGTTCGCCGAGGACGGCATCACGCTGATCTACGACCAGCCCACGCGCTGGCTGGCCTGTGGCGCGCCCTTCCAGGGCCTGGTCACGGCCTCGCTCGAGCGCGTGCAGGGCCGCGACGTGAGCCCCTGGCTGCCCGACAAGCAGCAGGCCCGCGCCCTGCACCGCCTGCACAGCGAGATGCAGATGCTGCTCTACACCCACCCCTTCAACGACGCGCGCGCCGCGCGCGGCCTGCCGCCCGTCAACGCCTTCTGGGTGCATGGCGCGGGCGCCCTGGCCCAGGCACCCGCCTCCACCGACGCGCCGGACATGCCCACCACGCTGCTCGAGGCCGCGCTGCGCGAGGACTGGCGCGCCTGGGCCGAGGCCTGGCGGGCGCTGGACGCCGGTCCCGTCGCCCACCTGGCGGACCATGTGGCGCGCGGCGGCGGCGCCCGCCTGACGCTGTGCGGCGAGCGCAGCGCCATGGCCTGGCACACGGCGCCGCGCGGCCTGGGCCAGCGGATTCAAAGCCTTTTCAGACCCCAGCGCTTTACCAGTGTGCGCGAGCAGCTATGAAAATCATAGAAAGAGACATTCCCCCGCGCGCCGTCTGGGCGCTGGAGCAGGCCGGCGTGCACCCGCTGCTGGCGCGCCTGTACGCGGCGCGCGGCATACGCGCCAAGGACGAGCTCGACGACGCACTGGCGCGCCTGCTGCCGCCCGCCGCGCTCAAGGGCGTGCAGCAGGCGGCCACGCTGCTGGCTGACGCCATCGCGCAGGACAGGCGCATGGTCATCGTGGCCGACTACGACTGCGACGGCGCCACCGCCTGCGCCGTGGCAGTGCGCGGGCTGCGCCTTCTGGGCGCACGCGATGTGGACTACCTGGTGCCCGACCGCGTGGTGGACGGCTACGGCCTCACGGCCGCCATCGCGCGACGCGTATTTGACAAGGGCGCGGACCTGCTCATCACCGTGGACAACGGCATCGCCAGCGTGGACGGCGTGCGCGAGGCCAAGGCCCTGGGCCTGTCGGTGTTGATCACCGACCACCACCTGCCCGGCCCCGAGCTGCCCGCGGCCGACGCCATCGTCAACCCCAACCAGCCCGGCTGCGGCTTCGAGAGCAAGTCCATCGCCGGCGTGGGCGTGATGTTCTACGTGCTCATGCAGCTGCGCGCCGAGCTGCGCGCGCGCGGGCGCTTCGACCAGGCCAGCCAGCCGCGGCTCGAACCCCTGCTGCCGCTGGTGGCACTGGGCACGGTGGCCGACGTGGTGCGCCTCGACAACAACAACCGCCGCCTGGTGGCCCAGGGCTTGAGGCGCATACGCGCGGGCCAGATGCAGGCCGGCATTCGCGCGCTGTTCGACGCCGCGGGCCGCCGGGCCGAGGCCGCCACCACCTTCGACTGCGGCTTTGCGCTGGGCCCGCGCATCAACGCCGCCGGGCGCCTGGCCGACATGACGCTGGGCATCGAATGCCTGCTGACCGACGACGCGGGCCGCGCCGCGGATCTGGCGCGCCAGCTCGACGCCATCAACCGCGAGCGCCGCGAGCTCGAGGGCGGCATGCGCGAGCAGGCCATGCTGCTGGCCGAGGATTTGTTCGACGAGGGCGAGGAGCCGCCGCCCGCCATCAGCGTGTTCGACCCCGACTTCCACGAGGGCGTGGTGGGCATCGTCGCCTCGCGCATCAAGGACCGGCTGCACCGCCCCTGCTTCGTGTTTGCCGCCAGCGGTGCGCCCGGCAGGGAGCATGAGCTCAAGGGCTCGGGCCGCTCGATCGCTGGCTTTCATCTGCGCGACGCGCTGGACCTGGTGGCCAAGCGCCACCCGGGCGTGATCCTCAAATTCGGCGGCCACGCCATGGCCGCCGGCTGCACCGTGGCCGAGGAGCATTTCGAGACCTTCGAGCAGGCCTTCGCCCAAGTCGCCAGCGAATGGCTGGACGCGGCCACCCTCACCCGGCGCCTGGAGACCGACGGCCCGCTCGCGCCCGAATACTGCCGCGCCGAGCTCGTGGACCAGCTGCAGCGCGAGGTCTGGGGCCAGGGCTTTGCCCCGCCCACCTTCAGCGAGGAGGTGCAGGTGCTGAGCCAGCGCCTGGTGGGCGAGGCACGCAACCACCTGCAGATCAAGCTGCTGCACCAGGGCCGGCCGGTGGACGCCATCTGGTTCGGCCACACCGAGCAGCTGCCCGAGCGCGCGCTGCTGGCCTTTCGCCTCGACGTGAACGAATGGCGCGGCGAGCGGCGTGTGCAGTTTCTGGTGGAGGGGGTGCAGCGCTGAACCCGCCCCACCTGAGGCTCAATGCCCGTCGTCGCCGTGGCTGTGGCTCAGCAGCCGGTCGGTGAGCGCGATCGCCAGGGCGCTGAGCAGGAAGGCGATGTGGATGATGGCCTGCCACATCAACACCTTTTCGGAATAGTTGCCGGCGTTGATAAAGGTCTTGAGCAGGTGGATGGAGCTGATGCCGATGATGGCCGTGGCCAGCTTGACCTTGAGCACCGAGGCGTTCACATGGCTCAGCCACTCGGGCTGGTCCGGGTGACCCTCGAGGTTCATGCGGCTCACAAAGGTCTCGTAGCCGCCGACGATGACCATGATGAGCAGGTTGGAGATCATCACCACGTCGATCAGCGCCAGCACCACGAGCATGATCACCGTCTCGTTCAGGCTGGTCAGCGGCGCGTCACTCTTGTAGCCGATGCCCGTGACCAGGGCCTGCAGCGCCTGCTCGTCGCCCAGGGCGGCCTCCAGCAGGTGAATGAGCTCCACCCAGAAATGAAACACATACACCGCCTGGGCCGCAATCAACCCCAGG
Protein-coding regions in this window:
- a CDS encoding DNA-deoxyinosine glycosylase, whose protein sequence is MQPLHPPLSSAPRLAGLPPVVGPGTRVLVLGSFPGRASLVAQQYYGHPQNHFWPILAALWPQHPLPGREDYPARCRWLLARGLGLWDVYAACEREGSLDASIRNAQINDFAGLLIGLPGLAAIAHNGGESFRHARAVRSGLGPDGQARIASLRLPSTSPANASWSFEKKLNAWAEALATFGLV
- a CDS encoding TatD family hydrolase, with translation MQRWIDTHCHLDEFVAHGGQAWADAERARAAAAGVAHCVLPAVELANLEAVRDMARRHGDSYALGIHPLYTPRAGEGDLDVLADALAQYRDDPRLVAVGEIGLDYFVPGLDPARQEHFYRAQLQLARRHDLPVILHVRRSADRLLKGLRELPVRGGIAHAFNGSLQQAHAFIAMGFKLGFGGAVTYERALQLRRLAAELPPDALVLETDAPDIPPYWLYVTAAERAAGRAPARNSPAELPRIAAVVAGLRGMTSAELSQATHANACAALPRLAGLVG
- a CDS encoding DUF2892 domain-containing protein, giving the protein MMKNVGGLDRGLRIVVGLVLIALAATGTVGWWGWIGVVPLLTGLVGGCPAYSLLGINTCAVRKNDGA
- a CDS encoding metalloregulator ArsR/SmtB family transcription factor yields the protein MQQGAARAAALLRTVGNEQRLLVLCLLIEQGEASVGTLLEQVQLSQSALSQHLARMREEGLVAYRRDAQTLYYRIADPAVKKLIATLKDIYCA
- a CDS encoding carboxymuconolactone decarboxylase family protein, producing MSSSTDYKTLTREISGNVSQLRTSQPEVMQGFNAMGKAALTAGAIDAKTKELIALGIGVAARCDGCIGFHTQALARLGATRAEVHETLAIAVYMGGGPALMYAANAVAAFDQAAPEQAPAGT
- a CDS encoding trypsin-like peptidase domain-containing protein; this encodes MPRPARYSPSRSARARLPAAPATPDAPNAPDTPIPPTDQDGPPRRRRRPTALQLQGAALALLALLLVMGLWWRQPPAAPTITQKAIDAAVLHTLQTRTLPSAAARAAEAVVPSVVRVIGLGRTRKGEEVERSVGTGVVIVDRGVILTNLHVVRDADRISVTFTDGTETNASISGTQPENDLAVLQAHEVPDDLQAAPLRSTQNLRAGDGVVVIGFPFGIGPSASAGVVSGLGRTFESPEGGQELSDLIQFDAAANPGNSGGPLITFDGEVVGIVTAILNPTPARTFLGIGFAVPIENAARAAGMSPF
- a CDS encoding MoxR family ATPase — its product is MHNVPPASATLMEQILYEVKRVVVGQDRFLERVMVAMLAQGHLLVEGVPGLAKTLTVKTLAACIQGQFKRIQFTPDLVPADLTGTRMYNQRTGEFSTTLGPVFAHLLLADEINRAPAKVQSALLEVMQERQVTIAGHSHPVPEPFVVMATQNPIETEGTYQLPEAQVDRFMMKVLIAYPSEEEEYVIAQRALAPPVEVAPVATTEQLAQLQRDCRKVYVDPSLIQYGVRLVAATRAPAQHGLRELAGHIACGASPRATIALAEGAQALALLRGRGYALPEDLLELAHDVLRHRIALSYEALAEGVDADTLIQRIMAELPPPARPLHHWAEQAAAAEARRA
- a CDS encoding DUF58 domain-containing protein encodes the protein MPETAPLPARTAPGAAERLLERLEWTVIRRLDGLLQGGARTLLRGAGIDLADLREYQPHDDVRHIDWNVTARLATPHVRVYTEDRDMTAWFLLDLSPSVDFGAPGQAKRDLATGFVGVLARLLQRQGNRVGAMLHDGSATLGPVLSARGGRAQVLRLLHAITSHAPLPSFAAPPGVTDLRRLLDRAQALLRRRSALFVLSDFLSTPGWDRPLARLAQRHDVVAVRLLDPLELTLPDMGLLLLRDPETGEQLQVDTHERGFRHRFARLAAQREAELRSALTRAGVDTLELSTDDDLLAALLRFMELRGHRPRAATARPALAAHHG
- a CDS encoding VWA domain-containing protein encodes the protein MVFLWPDLLWLLAIVPLLVLLYLWLLHRRKAQALPYPGLALVRQAMGRGQGWRRHLPPLLFLLGLTALLLAAARPLAVLQLPSQHQTIILAMDVSGSMRATDVEPDRLTAAQNAAKAFIKDLPRHVRVGVVAFAGTAQLAQLPTQSHEDLIKAIDSFQLQRGTATGNGLMVALAALFPDAGIDIAALGGREAMRVRPIDEIARPEPDKPAFTPVAPGSYRSAAIIMLTDGQRTTGVDPMEAAQWAADRGVRVYTVGVGTVEGEIIGFEGWSMRVRLDEDTLKAVALRTNAEYFHAATAQDLRKVYETLSSRIAVETKETEVSALLALAGAMLLLLAGGLSVWWFGRVL